A single genomic interval of Microbacterium oleivorans harbors:
- the gmk gene encoding guanylate kinase has product MAERPHPPEVDRVAASRRAVAVRRERASLKKDVAMRVISPQELLRRAWADPDSAAGSLRITDFLTAIPAIGENKRDRILADLDISPVKRLGGLGSRQRVDLQAFLDARLPEPQPRSGRSRLLVLAGPTAVGKGTVAAHIRDNHPEIMLSVSATTRSPRPGEVDGEHYYFVDDAEFDRLIAADALLEWATVHNRHRYGTPRAPIDAALAAGRTVLLEIDLQGARQVRSAAPDATLVFLLPPSWDELVDRLVGRGTEDAEERARRLRTARVELASQGEFDFRVVNDTVPRAAAEVAALAH; this is encoded by the coding sequence GTGGCTGAGCGCCCCCACCCGCCCGAGGTCGACCGGGTCGCCGCGTCGCGTCGTGCCGTCGCCGTGCGGCGCGAGCGCGCGAGCCTGAAGAAGGATGTCGCGATGCGCGTCATCTCGCCGCAGGAGCTGCTCCGTCGAGCGTGGGCCGACCCGGACTCGGCCGCCGGTTCCCTGCGCATCACCGATTTCCTCACGGCCATCCCGGCGATCGGCGAGAACAAGCGCGACCGCATCCTCGCCGATCTCGACATCTCGCCGGTGAAGAGGCTGGGCGGCCTGGGCTCGCGGCAGCGTGTCGACCTGCAGGCGTTCCTCGACGCGCGCCTCCCCGAGCCGCAGCCCCGCTCCGGACGATCTCGGCTGCTGGTGCTCGCAGGTCCCACGGCCGTGGGGAAGGGCACGGTGGCCGCGCACATCCGTGACAACCACCCCGAGATCATGCTCTCGGTCTCGGCGACGACGCGCTCTCCGCGGCCCGGGGAGGTCGACGGCGAGCACTACTACTTCGTCGACGACGCCGAGTTCGATCGGCTCATCGCCGCGGACGCCCTGCTGGAGTGGGCCACCGTCCACAACCGGCATCGCTACGGCACGCCCCGCGCGCCCATCGACGCGGCGCTGGCAGCGGGCCGCACCGTGCTGCTCGAGATCGATCTGCAGGGCGCCCGCCAGGTGCGCTCCGCGGCGCCCGACGCCACCCTGGTGTTCCTGCTGCCGCCCAGCTGGGACGAACTCGTCGACCGGTTGGTCGGTCGCGGCACCGAGGACGCCGAGGAGCGGGCGCGCCGCCTGCGCACCGCCCGGGTCGAGCTGGCCTCGCAGGGCGAGTTCGACTTCCGCGTCGTCAACGACACGGTGCCCCGGGCGGCCGCCGAGGTCGCCGCGCTCGCGCACTGA
- the pyrF gene encoding orotidine-5'-phosphate decarboxylase, whose translation MIGFGERLERAFERHGRLCVGIDPHAALLAGWGLPASAAGAREFGLRVVEAAAGRVGIVKPQVAFFERYGSAGFAALEDVQASAREAGLIVIADAKRGDIGSTMDGYAAAWLEPGAPLEADAVTVSPYLGPGSLRGVITAAARAGKGVFVLAATSNPEAAGLQSAEVTVVDAGRGQTVADWVATGVGWANRGAGAAGRLGPVGLVVGATVDRRELGLSDDALRGAPILAPGFGAQGVGLREVRAVFGSHAPRVIASASRSILDAGPDGVGAAIEAHRDELAAAPEEEARG comes from the coding sequence GTGATCGGATTCGGTGAGCGCCTCGAGCGCGCGTTCGAGCGCCACGGCCGGCTGTGCGTGGGGATAGACCCGCATGCCGCGCTGCTGGCGGGGTGGGGGCTGCCGGCCTCGGCTGCCGGCGCCCGCGAGTTCGGTCTGCGGGTGGTCGAGGCCGCAGCAGGTCGGGTGGGCATCGTCAAACCCCAGGTCGCGTTCTTCGAGCGCTACGGCTCTGCGGGCTTCGCAGCGCTGGAGGACGTGCAGGCGTCTGCGCGCGAAGCGGGGCTGATCGTGATCGCCGACGCCAAACGAGGCGACATCGGAAGCACGATGGACGGCTACGCGGCAGCCTGGCTCGAGCCCGGCGCGCCGCTCGAGGCGGACGCGGTCACGGTGAGCCCGTACCTCGGACCCGGCTCGCTGCGCGGCGTCATCACCGCGGCCGCCCGCGCGGGCAAGGGCGTCTTCGTCCTCGCCGCGACCAGCAATCCCGAGGCGGCCGGTCTGCAGTCGGCCGAGGTGACCGTCGTCGACGCCGGCCGCGGTCAGACCGTCGCCGACTGGGTCGCCACCGGCGTCGGCTGGGCCAACCGGGGGGCCGGCGCGGCGGGCCGACTCGGTCCGGTCGGCCTGGTGGTGGGAGCCACCGTCGACCGCCGCGAGCTCGGCCTGTCGGACGATGCGCTCCGCGGTGCGCCCATCCTCGCGCCCGGCTTCGGTGCGCAGGGAGTCGGACTGCGCGAGGTGAGGGCCGTCTTCGGGTCTCACGCTCCCCGTGTCATCGCGAGCGCGAGCCGCAGCATCCTCGACGCCGGTCCCGACGGCGTCGGTGCCGCGATCGAGGCCCACCGCGACGAGCTCGCGGCCGCACCCGAGGAGGAAGCCCGTGGCTGA
- the carB gene encoding carbamoyl-phosphate synthase large subunit yields MPKRDDIHSVLVIGSGPIVIGQACEFDYSGTQACRVLREEGVRVILVNSNPATIMTDPDFADATYIEPITWQVIETIIAKERPDAILPTLGGQTALNAAIDLHKNGILEKYDIELIGANFEAINKGEDRQIFKQLVLDSGADVADSRICRTMDEVLAGAAELGYPLVVRPSFTMGGLGSGFAYDENDLRRIAGAGLRDSPTTEVLLEESILGWKEYELELMRDTADNTVVVCSIENVDPVGVHTGDSITVAPALTLTDREYQKLRDIGIDIIRAVGVDTGGCNIQFAVDPATGRIIVIEMNPRVSRSSALASKATGFPIAKIAAKLAIGYRLDEIPNDITKVTPASFEPTLDYVVVKVPRFNFEKFPAADTTLTTTMKSVGEAMAIGRNYATALQKALRSLEKRGSSFHWGDETRSAEELLEIAKTPTDGRIVVLQQAMRKGATTEQAFEATAIDPWFLDQIALINEVAEFVAGAAELDEHVLRIAKDHGFSDAQIAQLRGLEEDEVRSARHGLGIRPVFKTVDTCAGEFPALTPYHYSSYDTETEVTPSERTKVVIIGSGPNRIGQGVEFDYSCVHASFALSDAGYETIMVNCNPETVSTDYDTSDRLYFEPLTLEDVLEVLHAEAKSGTILGVVCQLGGQTPLGLAKGIEAAGYTILGTQPAAIDLAEERELFSRLLDDAGLVAPRNGTAIDVEGAVTVAESIGYPVLVRPSFVLGGRGMEIVYDTDSLRDYFVRVADQAIIGPGLPLLVDRFLDDAVELDVDALFDGDELYIGGVMEHLEEAGIHSGDSSCTLPPMSLGRTEIDRVRDATLAIARGVGVRGLLNVQFAVSAGVLYVIEANPRASRTVPFVSKALGIPLAKAASRIMAGSTIAELKGEGLLPVEDGSRVPLDAPVAVKEAVLPFKRFRTADGRTVDSVLGPEMRSTGEVMGIDRDFPTAFAKSQAAAYGGMPTSGTVFLSVADDDKRAVILPAHRLQELGFRLVATEGTAEILARNGIRVEVVGKYSETQQSGERNVVDLINAGEIDMVVNTPSGGVARADGYEIRAAAVAGDRALFTTMAVLGAAVSALPVLREGFAVKSLQDYARERAARV; encoded by the coding sequence ATGCCCAAGCGCGACGACATCCACAGCGTCCTCGTCATCGGGTCCGGCCCGATCGTCATCGGCCAGGCCTGCGAGTTCGACTACTCCGGCACCCAGGCCTGCCGGGTCCTGCGCGAGGAGGGCGTGCGCGTCATCCTCGTCAACTCCAACCCGGCGACGATCATGACCGACCCCGACTTCGCCGATGCCACCTACATCGAGCCGATCACCTGGCAGGTCATCGAGACGATCATCGCCAAGGAGCGCCCCGACGCGATCCTGCCGACCCTCGGCGGCCAGACCGCGCTCAACGCGGCCATCGACCTCCACAAGAACGGCATCCTCGAGAAGTACGACATCGAACTGATCGGTGCGAACTTCGAGGCGATCAACAAGGGCGAGGACCGCCAGATCTTCAAGCAGCTCGTGCTGGACTCGGGTGCGGACGTGGCCGACAGCCGCATCTGCCGCACGATGGACGAGGTGCTCGCCGGTGCCGCCGAGCTCGGCTACCCGCTCGTCGTGCGCCCCTCGTTCACCATGGGCGGTCTCGGGTCGGGCTTCGCCTACGACGAGAACGACCTGCGCCGCATCGCCGGCGCAGGCCTGCGCGACTCGCCCACCACCGAGGTGCTGCTCGAGGAGTCGATCCTCGGGTGGAAGGAGTACGAGCTCGAGCTCATGCGCGACACGGCCGACAACACCGTCGTCGTGTGCTCGATCGAGAACGTCGACCCCGTCGGCGTGCACACCGGCGATTCGATCACCGTCGCCCCGGCGCTCACCCTCACCGACCGCGAGTACCAGAAGCTCCGCGACATCGGAATCGACATCATCCGCGCCGTCGGGGTGGACACGGGCGGGTGCAACATCCAGTTCGCCGTCGACCCGGCCACGGGGCGCATCATCGTCATCGAGATGAACCCGCGCGTCTCGCGCTCGTCGGCTCTCGCGTCGAAGGCGACCGGCTTCCCGATCGCGAAGATCGCCGCCAAGCTCGCCATCGGGTACCGCCTCGACGAGATCCCGAACGACATCACCAAGGTGACGCCGGCGAGCTTCGAGCCCACGCTCGACTACGTCGTGGTGAAGGTGCCCCGGTTCAACTTCGAGAAGTTCCCCGCCGCCGACACCACGCTGACGACCACCATGAAGTCGGTGGGCGAGGCGATGGCGATCGGACGCAACTACGCCACGGCCCTGCAGAAGGCGCTCCGCTCGCTCGAGAAGCGCGGGTCGAGCTTCCACTGGGGCGACGAGACGCGATCCGCGGAGGAACTGCTCGAGATCGCGAAGACGCCCACCGACGGCCGCATCGTCGTGCTGCAGCAGGCGATGCGCAAGGGGGCCACGACCGAGCAGGCGTTCGAGGCCACCGCGATCGATCCGTGGTTCCTCGATCAGATCGCCCTCATCAACGAGGTCGCCGAGTTCGTCGCCGGCGCCGCGGAGCTCGACGAGCACGTCCTGCGGATCGCGAAGGACCACGGTTTCAGCGACGCGCAGATCGCGCAGCTGCGCGGCCTGGAGGAGGACGAGGTGCGCAGCGCCCGCCACGGGCTCGGCATCCGTCCGGTGTTCAAGACGGTCGACACCTGCGCCGGAGAGTTCCCGGCGCTCACGCCGTACCACTACTCCTCGTACGACACCGAGACCGAGGTGACGCCCTCGGAGCGCACGAAGGTCGTCATCATCGGCTCGGGCCCGAACCGCATCGGCCAGGGTGTCGAGTTCGACTACTCGTGCGTGCACGCGAGCTTCGCGCTGTCGGATGCCGGCTACGAGACGATCATGGTCAACTGCAACCCCGAGACGGTCTCGACCGACTACGACACCAGCGACCGGCTCTACTTCGAGCCCCTGACCCTCGAGGACGTCCTCGAGGTGCTGCACGCCGAGGCGAAGTCCGGCACGATCCTCGGCGTCGTCTGCCAGCTCGGCGGGCAGACGCCGCTCGGCCTCGCGAAGGGCATCGAGGCGGCCGGGTACACGATCCTCGGCACGCAGCCCGCCGCGATCGATCTCGCCGAGGAGCGCGAGCTGTTCTCGCGCCTGCTCGACGACGCGGGCCTCGTCGCCCCGCGCAACGGCACCGCGATCGACGTCGAGGGTGCCGTCACGGTGGCCGAGTCGATCGGGTACCCGGTGCTGGTGCGCCCGAGCTTCGTCCTGGGCGGACGCGGCATGGAGATCGTCTACGACACCGACAGCCTGCGCGACTACTTCGTACGCGTGGCCGACCAGGCCATCATCGGGCCGGGCCTGCCGCTGCTGGTCGACCGGTTCCTCGACGACGCCGTGGAGCTGGACGTCGACGCGCTGTTCGACGGTGACGAGCTCTACATCGGCGGAGTCATGGAGCACCTCGAGGAGGCCGGCATCCACTCCGGCGACTCGAGCTGCACCCTGCCGCCCATGTCGCTCGGACGCACCGAGATCGACCGCGTGCGGGACGCGACCCTCGCCATCGCCCGCGGCGTCGGGGTGCGCGGGCTGCTGAACGTGCAGTTCGCGGTGTCGGCCGGCGTGCTCTACGTCATCGAGGCCAACCCCCGCGCGAGCCGCACGGTGCCGTTCGTGTCGAAGGCGCTGGGCATCCCGCTCGCCAAGGCCGCCTCGCGCATCATGGCCGGCTCGACGATCGCCGAGCTCAAGGGTGAAGGCCTGCTTCCCGTCGAGGACGGCTCGCGCGTGCCGTTGGACGCGCCGGTCGCCGTGAAGGAGGCCGTGCTCCCGTTCAAGCGGTTCCGCACCGCGGACGGCCGGACCGTCGACTCCGTGCTCGGCCCCGAGATGCGCTCGACCGGCGAGGTCATGGGCATCGATCGCGACTTCCCGACCGCCTTCGCCAAGAGCCAGGCTGCCGCCTACGGCGGGATGCCGACCTCGGGCACGGTGTTCCTCTCGGTCGCCGACGACGACAAGCGAGCGGTGATCCTGCCGGCCCACCGGCTGCAGGAGCTCGGCTTCCGGCTCGTGGCCACCGAGGGCACCGCTGAGATCCTCGCCCGCAACGGCATCCGGGTCGAGGTCGTCGGCAAGTACTCCGAGACCCAGCAGTCGGGGGAGCGCAACGTCGTCGACCTGATCAATGCGGGCGAGATCGACATGGTGGTGAACACCCCTTCGGGCGGTGTGGCCCGCGCCGACGGCTACGAGATCCGAGCGGCCGCCGTCGCCGGCGACCGGGCGCTGTTCACGACGATGGCCGTGCTCGGCGCGGCCGTCAGCGCGCTCCCGGTGCTGCGCGAGGGCTTCGCGGTCAAGAGCCTGCAGGACTACGCCCGCGAGCGGGCGGCGCGCGTGTGA
- the carA gene encoding glutamine-hydrolyzing carbamoyl-phosphate synthase small subunit, whose translation MTLFTRDPAVLVLEDGSRHVGRAYGARGTTLGEVVFATGMTGYQETLTDPSYAGQIVLQTAPHIGNTGMNAEDVESRRIWVAGYIVRDPARVVSNWRSENSLDESLEQDGIVGISGIDTRAVTRVLRSAGSMRGGVFSGDAADIDPDEQLRIVREAPQMSGRNLSAEVSVASAEVTAATGERIGNLAVLDLGVKQATVDNLAARGFDVHVLPQNVTIDQLRAIDPVAVFYSNGPGDPAASDHHVALLRDVLDSRLPFFGICFGNQLLGRALGFGTYKLPFGHRGINQPVLDKQTGRVEITAHNHGFAVDAPTEGVTDSPAGYGRVEVSHVGLNDNVVEGLRALDLPAFSVQYHPEAAAGPHDANYLFDRFRDLVVANQENDN comes from the coding sequence GTGACCCTGTTCACCCGCGACCCCGCCGTTCTCGTGCTCGAGGACGGATCCCGCCACGTCGGACGCGCCTACGGCGCTCGCGGCACCACACTCGGCGAGGTCGTCTTCGCCACCGGCATGACCGGGTACCAGGAGACGCTCACCGATCCCTCGTACGCCGGTCAGATCGTCCTGCAGACGGCACCGCACATCGGGAACACCGGCATGAACGCCGAGGACGTCGAGTCCCGACGCATCTGGGTGGCCGGGTACATCGTGCGCGACCCGGCGCGCGTCGTGTCGAACTGGCGCTCCGAGAACTCCCTCGACGAATCTCTGGAGCAGGACGGCATCGTCGGCATCAGCGGCATCGACACCCGGGCGGTCACGCGCGTGCTGCGCTCGGCCGGGTCCATGCGCGGCGGCGTCTTCAGCGGCGACGCCGCCGACATCGATCCCGACGAGCAGCTGCGCATCGTGCGCGAGGCACCGCAGATGAGCGGCCGCAATCTCTCGGCCGAGGTCTCGGTGGCATCGGCCGAGGTGACGGCGGCCACGGGGGAGCGCATCGGCAACCTCGCCGTGCTCGACCTCGGCGTGAAGCAGGCGACGGTCGACAACCTCGCGGCGCGCGGCTTCGATGTGCATGTCCTGCCCCAGAACGTCACGATCGACCAGCTGCGCGCCATCGACCCGGTCGCGGTGTTCTACTCCAACGGTCCGGGCGACCCCGCGGCATCCGATCACCACGTCGCGCTCCTGCGCGATGTGCTCGACTCCCGGCTGCCGTTCTTCGGCATCTGCTTCGGCAACCAGCTGCTCGGGCGTGCGCTCGGCTTCGGCACCTACAAGCTCCCGTTCGGCCACCGCGGGATCAACCAGCCGGTGCTCGACAAGCAGACGGGCCGCGTCGAGATCACGGCGCACAACCACGGATTCGCCGTCGATGCGCCCACCGAGGGCGTCACCGACAGCCCGGCCGGCTACGGCCGCGTCGAGGTGAGCCACGTGGGGCTCAACGACAACGTCGTCGAGGGACTGCGCGCCCTCGATCTGCCCGCCTTCTCGGTGCAGTACCACCCCGAGGCCGCGGCCGGTCCCCACGACGCCAACTACCTCTTCGACCGCTTCCGCGACCTCGTCGTCGCGAACCAGGAGAACGACAACTGA
- a CDS encoding PH-like domain-containing protein: protein MTREGALLVMVAVALVLLALGVWAWRRRTRRDGGLVAPVGELPVGAVETASVSGLYVATTRHDEPLERLAIRGLGFRSRVDVIVAGGAAPGVAIDLTGQPRLFIRADRIVSVDQATVAIDRVVEKQGLTRLCWRIDGESVVDSYFRPQTASARALAEAIRSVLTPTQTPGGDA, encoded by the coding sequence ATGACCCGCGAGGGCGCCCTGCTGGTCATGGTCGCCGTCGCACTCGTGCTGCTGGCCCTGGGCGTCTGGGCCTGGCGACGACGTACTCGACGCGACGGCGGGCTCGTCGCTCCCGTGGGCGAACTGCCCGTCGGCGCGGTCGAGACCGCCTCCGTTTCGGGCCTCTACGTCGCCACGACGCGCCACGACGAGCCGCTGGAGCGCCTCGCGATCCGCGGTCTGGGCTTCCGCTCCCGGGTCGACGTCATCGTCGCCGGCGGCGCAGCGCCGGGCGTCGCGATCGACCTGACCGGGCAGCCGCGCCTGTTCATCCGGGCCGACCGCATCGTCTCCGTCGACCAGGCGACGGTCGCCATCGACCGCGTGGTCGAGAAGCAGGGCCTGACCCGCCTGTGCTGGCGGATCGACGGCGAGAGCGTCGTCGACAGCTACTTCCGGCCCCAGACCGCCTCGGCCCGCGCCCTGGCCGAGGCCATCCGATCCGTTCTGACCCCCACCCAGACCCCAGGAGGCGACGCGTGA